Below is a window of Deltaproteobacteria bacterium DNA.
GATTTTATGGTCGTTGGCATAATAATTCCTTCAATCCCTCCGGATGGAACATAGTGTGGAACATCATTTTATAGGGTTCTTTGAGCAGATTCATCGCTCCCCGGAGCACCTTAAATCGCTCCGACTTCAAATGACTCAAAAGGCTCTCCTGGGTATCCCATTCCTCAAGAAGACAGAGTTCATTTTCGTTATCCACATTCTGGCAACAGTCACAGCGC
It encodes the following:
- a CDS encoding antibiotic biosynthesis monooxygenase, whose amino-acid sequence is RCDCCQNVDNENELCLLEEWDTQESLLSHLKSERFKVLRGAMNLLKEPYKMMFHTMFHPEGLKELLCQRP